Part of the Vagococcus teuberi genome, ATAAAAGTAGTATGATTTTTCTATAGCATGTGAAAAGGTAAACAATAGATCGAAAGTAAGTGATGATAGTGAATATTGAACGTTTTATAGAAGCAAGGAGACAAAAAGGGTTTTCGCAAAATGACTTAGCAGAAAATATTTGCACGCAAGCAACGTTAAGTCGGTTTGAAAATAACTCTCAAGTTCCAAATTTAAAGATACTAATTAAACTGTGTGAAAGATTGGATTTACCTTTGAGTGAGTTGTTTCCTAAAGTTGGAATTCGATACACTGATGTAATTGAAATATTAAATCAAGCAGAATTTTTATTAATAACCAGCGAATATCAAAAAGCAAAGAATTTAATGGAAACAATTGATATTTGCAAAATCGAAGACAATGATATTTTGTTAAGATTTGGTATTTTCTGTTTTGTTTTAATTTGTTTTTACAGCAGTTTTTTTTACAGCTGTATCGTTCTATAGATTAATGGAAACAATTGATATTTGCAAAATCGAAGACAATGATATTTTGTTAAGGTATCATTATTTGACAGGTTTTTTAATGGTTTTTCAACATGCTAAAATTACCGATATTTTGTTTAATTTTGATCAAATTTTATTAGACAATGGAGAAACTGAAGATATCTATCATCTACTGGCTTACACTGGAATTGGGATGGTATTTGCCAGAGAGAATGATGTGGAAAAAGCAGAGTTTTATTTTAATAAAGTGTTGGAAAAAATCTATCGTTATCCTATAAAAAAAGTAGAAGATACTTGGCGAGTATTAAATATTGTCTATCAATGTGGTGAGTTTTATGCTAGCATTCATGAGCTCGAGGCTAGTAATGTTTTATTAAATTATGCGATAAAAATATGCTCAGATAATCACGTGACGTATTATTTAGCTCGTGCTGCGGCACAGCTTGCGCAAAATGCAATAGAAGAAAAGAAAGATAAAAATGACATTTTAGAATTAATTTACGATGCGAGAGCTTATGCCAAAATTAATCGTAATGAGATTAAGTTAAAAGAGTTAAAGCAATTAGAAATTGCTGTTAAGAAAGGATTGTAGGCCATGCAAAATAAAGTGGTCAAACAATTACATTTGATGGGAACAGTAATAGATATTACTGTAGTAGGAAATAAAGCGGAAGAAGTAGTTGAGAAGACAGTTAGAATGCTAGAGTATTATGAAAAAATGTTTAGTGCTAATGACGATACTTCAGAATTAATGAAAATAAACTTTAATGCTGGAAAAACAGATACCATGGTTTCTCCTGAGCTATACAATCTTATTTCCCTAGGCAAGTATCATAGTATTCAGGATGATAGTTTTTTAAATATAGCGATTGGCCCTTTAATAAAAGAGTGGAAAATTGGGTTTGAAGGAGCGTTAGTTCCATCAAAAGAAGTCATTGAAAGTCTATTAAGAAAAACCAATCCAGAAAAAATTATTTTAAGTCCTAATACACATAGTATTTATTTAGAGGATAAACAAATGGAGATTGATCTAGGTGCATTAGCAAAAGGATTCATTGCTGATAAAGTAGTTGAGTATTATAAACAACAAGATATAACGTCGGCTATTTTAAATCTTGGTGGTAATGTGGTGGTCTATGGAGAAAGTCATCATCCAGATGGTTATTTTAGAGTAGGAATCCAACATCCAACAGAACCACGCTCTCATTGTTTAGTAACT contains:
- a CDS encoding FAD:protein FMN transferase, translated to MQNKVVKQLHLMGTVIDITVVGNKAEEVVEKTVRMLEYYEKMFSANDDTSELMKINFNAGKTDTMVSPELYNLISLGKYHSIQDDSFLNIAIGPLIKEWKIGFEGALVPSKEVIESLLRKTNPEKIILSPNTHSIYLEDKQMEIDLGALAKGFIADKVVEYYKQQDITSAILNLGGNVVVYGESHHPDGYFRVGIQHPTEPRSHCLVTIQAKNESIVTSGIYERTLTVGKTIYHHIINPKTGYPIETDVASLTIISKRSVDGEIWTTRLFGKNTKDIISTVNQLDAIECVVIDKTNKVFTSEMIKTKLM